In a genomic window of Tursiops truncatus isolate mTurTru1 chromosome 7, mTurTru1.mat.Y, whole genome shotgun sequence:
- the LOC109547488 gene encoding Golgi-associated RAB2 interactor protein 4, which translates to MSGDSLLPYHTAQSSTGVGLFNTTTGKLQQQLRNGEYDIFKYAPIFESDFIQITKRGDLIDVHNCVCMVTVGITSSSPVLPLPDTMLLARWATDCEEHAEHSQAAKGKSHEPAKTLELTRLLPLTFVSISTHNREKQQLRVKFATGRSWYLQLCAPPDAQEDLFTSWEELIYLLRPPVESYSRTYAVPAWDMIGLPVFEEEDDGRSPAVEDFQGKWDQDQVSICSLHTCSELSGATSAAFAGGEGIQLDSHKPDTMPDVATAKAKPTVLDKASASRATTKVETAGVAGGTAAGALSVAVIKSPAPEEQSMATAATASNGPGGSKTNIATGGTARTSLRSRKTVLRKIQGYASSTSTSLSPEAGVTVVGAEPTGKTAEGRANEEDEGTLISTLPQEGKVSEQDGSSQRVSQARKGRKERREHWGEDRALTSPSLCSSVESHHKAAGNKTIQKAAGPCSGGRRATRDDQKDKGHGSPGGSEQGTAHKDISRAPITNESRISHKSGRSLSTASSGPTTERLSRISSFFRNVRASLTTKTVASSRDKYVSIMAKPVEGTRMEAIVETAESGQGLEITGGVTSETV; encoded by the exons ATGAGTGGGGACTCTCTGCTCCCGTATCACACGGCCCAGAGCAGCACCGGGGTGGGCCTGTTCAACACCACCACGGGGAAGCTGCAGCAGCAACTGCGCAATGGCGAATATGACATCTTCAAGTACGCACCGATATTCGAGAGCGACTTTATCCAGATCACGAAGAGGGGAGACCTGATTGACGTGCACAACTGTGTCTGCATGGTGACCGTGGGCATCACATCCAGCAGCCCCGTCCTCCCACTCCCAGACACCATGCTGCTGGCCCGATGGGCCACCGACTGTGAAGAGCACGCTGAGCACAGCCAGGCCGCCAAGGGCAAGAGCCACGAGCCTGCAAAGACCTTAGAGCTCACCAGGCTCCTTCCCTTGACGTTCGTGAGCATCTCCACTCACAATCGCGAGAAACAACAGCTGCGCGTGAAGTTTGCCACTGGCCGCTCCTGGTACCTGCAGCTGTGTGCCCCTCCGGACGCACAGGAAGACCTCTTCACCTCTTGGGAAGAGCTGATTTACCTCCTGCGACCACCAGTGGAGAGTTACAGCCGCACCTATGCCGTTCCAGCCTGGGACATGATCGGCCTGCCTGTGTTCGAGGAGGAGGACGACGGCAGGAGCCCAGCAGTGGAGGATTTCCAAGGAAAGTGGGATCAGGACCAGGTGAGCATCTGCAGCCTCCACACGTGCTCTGAGCTGTCCGGGGCCACGTCTGCCGCTTTTGCTGGCGGGGAGGGGATCCAACTGGACTCCCACAAGCCCGACACCATGCCCGATGTGGCCACTGCAAAAGCAAAACCTACAGTGCTTGACAAAGCGTCAGCATCGCGGGCAACGACAAAGGTGGAGACAGCAGGGGTGGCAGGAGGCACCGCAGCGGGTGCTTTGAGCGTGGCAGTGATCAAGTCTCCTGCCCCTGAAGAGCAGAGCATGGCCACAGCAGCCACAGCCAGCAACGGTCCAGGAGGAAGCAAAACCAACATAGCCACTGGGGGCACTGCCAGAACATCCCTGAGGAGCAGGAAAACGGTGCTGCGAAAAATTCAGG GGTATGCTTCCAGCACGTCCACCAGTCTCTCCCCAGAGGCCGGCGTGACTGTGGTCGGAGCAGAACCTACCGGCAAGACTGCTGAAGGAAGAGCCAACGAGGAGGACGAGGGGACCCTCATCTCAACCTTGCCACAGGAAGGCAAAGTGAGTGAACAGGATGGCAGCTCACAGAGGGTGTCCCAGGCCcgcaagggaagaaaggagagaagggagcacTGGGGAGAGGACAGAGCTCTTACGAGCCCCTCGCTCTGCAGTTCAGTGGAAAGCCACCACAAGGCAGCAGGGAACAAGACCATCCAGAAAGCAGCTGGCCCGTGCTCAGGCGGCCGCAGAGCCACTAGAGATGACCAAAAGGACAAAGGCCATGGCAGCCCGGGGGGCAGCGAGCAGGGCACTGCTCACAAAGACATCAGCCGTGCTCCCATCACCAACGAGTCCAGGATCTCGCACAAATCGGGCAGGAGCTTATCTACAGCGAGTTCAGGTCCCACCACCGAGAGACTCAGCAGGATCAGCTCTTTCTTCAGGAACGTCAGAGCCAGCCTTACTACAAAGACAGTGGCCTCCTCACGCGATAAATATGTGAGCATCATGGCGAAGCCAGTGGAAGGGACCCGAATGGAGGCCATCGTAGAGACAGCAGAGAgtggccaggggctggagatCACTGGAGGTGTGACATCTGAGACCGTGTAG